A genomic stretch from Kribbella amoyensis includes:
- a CDS encoding ABC transporter permease subunit: MVLRTNNLSIELVGREISGRPVPGRPRRPAGPYLLGLPALLLSSLLLIPVGVTVVAAFRLPDGSFGFGNFAVMADPAALHAVGNSLAWVAVAFGLVVLGFLLALVSYRLPAVSSFLQPALVIPFAVSVLVSGATFRLIFDPTPERGTVTAVWTKLFGTSPVWLGPGMFWLVLVSAFGWTWLGYVVSLFRAGLDAIPDDVSRTIQTEGVTGWRRLRVLELPLLRPITGVVTLTLVIAAVRVFDLVLILVPGSLQQDADVLGINWWRSSAGGTSGRTAALGVVLFAIVAAVGVIGVRGLRRRRWAMPVSVVTAERSVRRPRPSRRTRRVGSTVGFAVALFWILPAIVLVATALHSPTAAGLDGWWSARGFGFESFAAAANVGLLRALLSTLLISSIATVVLLVIAVPTAYLVAWGGLPPWLGRVVTSVFVVLAVTPVQMYAAPLRDAIGAAGLAGSRVALALVHAAAGLPFAVLLLRSAFASAPPVLVAEALQGPARQSAVLATVRRTYRPALVAVAVLEFVLVWNDFIVGFLISGPGSTPLSLVLWGEARQFSASAGTVAAAAVVASIVPVVLLLSFWRTVVRGLTVGSRP, from the coding sequence ATGGTGCTGCGGACCAACAACCTGTCCATCGAGCTCGTCGGGCGGGAGATCTCGGGCCGCCCGGTGCCTGGCCGTCCACGCCGGCCGGCGGGTCCGTACCTGCTCGGCCTGCCGGCCTTGCTGCTCAGCAGTCTGCTGCTGATCCCGGTCGGCGTGACCGTGGTGGCGGCGTTCCGGTTGCCGGACGGGTCGTTCGGGTTCGGCAACTTCGCGGTGATGGCCGACCCTGCGGCCTTGCATGCCGTGGGCAACAGTTTGGCCTGGGTCGCGGTCGCTTTCGGGCTCGTCGTGCTCGGGTTCCTGCTCGCGTTGGTGAGCTACCGGCTGCCCGCCGTGTCGTCGTTCCTCCAACCGGCGTTGGTGATCCCGTTCGCGGTCTCGGTCCTGGTCTCCGGTGCGACGTTCCGGCTGATCTTCGATCCGACCCCCGAACGCGGCACGGTCACGGCGGTCTGGACGAAGCTGTTCGGTACCAGCCCGGTCTGGCTCGGGCCGGGCATGTTCTGGCTGGTGCTCGTGTCGGCGTTCGGCTGGACCTGGCTCGGGTACGTCGTGTCGTTGTTCCGGGCCGGCCTGGACGCCATCCCCGACGACGTGAGCCGCACGATCCAGACCGAGGGCGTCACCGGATGGCGGCGGTTGCGGGTGCTCGAACTGCCGCTGCTGCGCCCGATCACGGGAGTGGTCACGCTGACCCTGGTGATCGCCGCGGTCCGGGTGTTCGACCTGGTGCTCATCCTCGTTCCCGGTTCGCTGCAACAGGACGCGGACGTGCTGGGGATCAACTGGTGGCGCTCGTCGGCAGGCGGTACGTCCGGGCGGACCGCGGCCCTTGGGGTCGTCCTGTTCGCGATCGTCGCGGCCGTCGGCGTGATCGGGGTTCGCGGGTTGCGGCGCCGGCGCTGGGCGATGCCGGTGAGCGTGGTGACCGCGGAGCGTTCGGTCCGACGGCCCCGGCCGAGCCGGCGAACCAGGCGGGTCGGGTCGACCGTGGGGTTCGCGGTGGCGTTGTTCTGGATCCTGCCCGCGATCGTCCTGGTGGCCACGGCCCTGCACTCGCCGACCGCGGCCGGGCTGGACGGGTGGTGGTCGGCGCGCGGGTTCGGGTTCGAGTCGTTCGCGGCCGCGGCGAACGTGGGGTTGCTCCGGGCTCTCCTTTCCACGTTGCTGATCTCGTCGATCGCGACGGTGGTACTGCTCGTCATCGCGGTCCCGACCGCGTACCTGGTCGCGTGGGGTGGGCTGCCGCCGTGGCTGGGTCGCGTGGTGACCAGCGTGTTCGTCGTCCTCGCGGTGACGCCTGTGCAGATGTACGCGGCTCCGTTGCGGGATGCGATCGGCGCGGCCGGGCTCGCGGGGTCTCGCGTTGCGTTGGCTCTGGTCCACGCCGCGGCTGGGTTGCCGTTCGCCGTACTGCTGCTGCGGTCCGCGTTCGCTTCTGCCCCTCCTGTGTTGGTTGCCGAAGCGCTGCAGGGGCCGGCCCGGCAGAGCGCGGTCCTGGCGACCGTGCGACGGACGTACCGCCCTGCGTTGGTGGCGGTCGCGGTACTGGAGTTCGTGCTGGTGTGGAACGACTTCATCGTCGGCTTCCTGATCAGCGGGCCCGGGAGTACCCCGTTGTCGTTGGTGTTGTGGGGCGAGGCGCGGCAGTTCTCGGCGTCCGCGGGGACCGTTGCCGCGGCGGCCGTGGTCGCGTCGATCGTGCCCGTGGTCCTGCTGCTGTCGTTCTGGCGTACCGTCGTGCGCGGCCTGACCGTGGGGAGCCGGCCGTGA
- the radA gene encoding DNA repair protein RadA, producing MAKAAGQTRSKAGKSPFACSECGWTTARWAGRCGECQAWGTVAEVGAPKAARITAGPVSSPAMPIAKVSAIEAESRPTGLGELDRVLGGGVVPGAVILLAGEPGVGKSTLLLEVAAQSARHGQRTLYVSGEESAAQVRLRAGRTDALVDELYLAAETDMSAVIGQVDAVEPSFLVIDSVQTMAHPDVDGAPGGVTQVREVTGALVRLAKERNIAVVLVGHVTKEGAIAGPRMLEHLVDVVLAFDGDKHSGFRMVRATKNRFGPSDEVGCFDMVDTGIVEVSDPTGLFVSEHAEPVAGTCVTVMMEGRRPLLAEVQALVGPSAAPQPRRTTSGLESSRVAMVLAVLGNRAGLKLTDQEVYVATVGGVKISEPVADLSVAIAVASSVTDKPIHPGLIAIGEVGLAGEVRRVGGLEKRLAEAARLGFTKAIVPADVPNRSKDLKPLDMQAKYGLRVFAAGDIRAAMHAAGIL from the coding sequence ATGGCGAAGGCTGCGGGGCAGACCAGATCGAAGGCGGGCAAGTCGCCGTTCGCTTGCTCGGAGTGCGGGTGGACGACGGCGCGCTGGGCCGGCCGCTGCGGCGAGTGCCAGGCCTGGGGGACGGTCGCCGAGGTGGGCGCACCGAAGGCCGCCCGAATCACCGCCGGGCCGGTGTCGTCGCCCGCGATGCCGATCGCCAAGGTGTCCGCGATCGAGGCCGAGTCCCGGCCGACCGGTCTCGGTGAGCTCGACCGGGTGCTCGGTGGCGGCGTCGTCCCCGGCGCGGTCATCCTGCTCGCGGGTGAGCCCGGGGTCGGCAAGTCGACGCTGCTGCTGGAGGTCGCGGCGCAGTCCGCCCGGCACGGTCAGCGCACGCTCTACGTCTCCGGTGAGGAGTCGGCCGCCCAGGTCCGGTTGCGCGCGGGTCGTACGGACGCGCTGGTCGACGAGCTGTACCTGGCCGCCGAGACGGACATGTCCGCGGTGATCGGCCAGGTGGACGCGGTCGAGCCGTCGTTCCTGGTGATCGACTCGGTGCAGACGATGGCGCACCCCGACGTCGACGGCGCGCCGGGCGGTGTCACCCAGGTCCGCGAGGTCACCGGCGCCCTGGTCCGGCTGGCGAAGGAGCGCAACATCGCCGTCGTCCTGGTCGGCCACGTCACCAAGGAGGGCGCGATCGCCGGGCCGCGGATGCTCGAGCACCTGGTCGACGTGGTGCTCGCGTTCGACGGCGACAAGCACTCCGGGTTCCGGATGGTGCGGGCGACGAAGAACAGGTTCGGCCCGTCCGACGAGGTCGGCTGCTTCGACATGGTCGACACCGGCATCGTCGAGGTCAGCGACCCGACCGGCCTGTTCGTCTCCGAGCACGCCGAGCCGGTTGCCGGGACGTGCGTCACTGTGATGATGGAGGGCCGCCGCCCGTTGCTCGCGGAGGTGCAGGCCCTGGTCGGGCCGTCGGCGGCGCCGCAGCCCCGGCGGACCACGTCCGGGCTGGAGTCGTCCCGGGTCGCGATGGTGCTGGCCGTCCTCGGCAACCGGGCCGGCCTGAAGCTGACCGACCAGGAGGTGTACGTCGCGACCGTCGGCGGCGTGAAGATCAGCGAGCCGGTCGCCGATCTGTCGGTCGCGATCGCGGTCGCCTCCTCGGTCACCGACAAACCGATCCACCCCGGCCTGATCGCGATCGGCGAGGTCGGCCTGGCCGGCGAGGTCCGGCGCGTCGGCGGGCTGGAGAAGCGGCTGGCCGAAGCGGCCCGGCTCGGGTTCACGAAAGCGATCGTGCCCGCCGACGTCCCGAACCGGAGCAAGGACCTCAAACCGCTGGACATGCAGGCCAAGTACGGCCTGCGCGTCTTCGCCGCCGGCGACATCCGCGCCGCCATGCACGCCGCCGGCATCCTCTGA
- a CDS encoding dihydrofolate reductase family protein — protein sequence MRKIVFYVHTSVDGYIEGPNGEFDWPVMGPELSAYAMTLNERTGTFLYGRVVWDMMSGYWPEVESISDHPHDLEFAPVWRKTPKVVVSTTLESADWDTTVVHSIEELAALKEGTGSDLLLSGGSALASALTEQGLIDEYHVVIHPVLLGGGKRLFPEGRSRRPLELQESRVFDGRTTLMVHRPAAS from the coding sequence ATGCGAAAGATCGTCTTCTACGTGCACACCTCCGTCGACGGCTACATCGAGGGCCCGAACGGAGAGTTCGACTGGCCGGTGATGGGGCCGGAGCTGTCGGCGTACGCGATGACGCTGAACGAGCGGACCGGAACCTTCCTGTACGGCCGGGTGGTGTGGGACATGATGTCCGGCTACTGGCCGGAGGTGGAGTCGATCTCCGACCACCCGCACGACCTGGAGTTCGCCCCGGTCTGGCGGAAGACGCCGAAGGTGGTCGTCTCCACGACCCTGGAGTCGGCCGACTGGGACACCACCGTCGTCCACAGCATCGAAGAGCTGGCCGCGCTGAAGGAAGGGACCGGCAGCGACCTCCTGCTCAGCGGCGGTTCCGCGTTGGCGTCGGCGCTGACGGAGCAGGGCCTGATCGACGAGTACCACGTCGTGATCCACCCGGTCCTGCTCGGCGGCGGCAAGCGCCTCTTCCCCGAGGGCCGGTCCCGTCGCCCGCTGGAGCTGCAGGAGTCCCGCGTCTTCGACGGCCGGACCACCCTGATGGTCCACCGCCCGGCCGCGAGCTGA
- a CDS encoding ABC transporter substrate-binding protein, with protein MIGRRLFLGAVGAAALSGCAPDVLGLRRSVRVAVSWSGAELREFHRVLDGLGDLEFPVEVIPLGDDIPTAFGPRSTRRPDVVMLPRPGLVPQQLENLQPVPAELADRGRTRLWDELLVQEGETYGVPFKTAHKSAIWYRPSVFKQVGVEPPKVWSDWLQVNRQLSLAGIRPLALAAGDGWVLTDFLENVLLGSAPSAYRSLASSAEPRPSQEPAFAAALRLLGTLWAAPGTLAGGVDRSLVQQFPDAIVEVFGHRRAAMVLASDFAEPVVRSFAADPDDIGLFTFPSMTRGTAAPVVVGGDVMVLPRPASEDAQKLVRRLAVPAAADPWIATGGFLADGRTTGYSPELTRLAEQLVAPGRSLQFDLSDRLYQLDDGLQRVLNDFLVRVGDQGTEVVREAVDVALTELAKVES; from the coding sequence GTGATCGGTCGCCGTCTCTTCCTCGGTGCCGTCGGTGCCGCCGCTCTGTCCGGGTGCGCACCGGACGTCCTCGGGTTGCGCCGCAGTGTCCGGGTCGCGGTGAGCTGGAGCGGCGCGGAGCTGCGCGAGTTCCACCGGGTGCTCGACGGACTCGGTGACCTGGAGTTCCCGGTCGAGGTGATCCCGCTCGGCGACGACATCCCGACCGCGTTCGGTCCGCGCTCGACCCGGCGGCCCGATGTGGTGATGCTGCCGCGGCCCGGACTGGTTCCCCAACAGCTGGAGAACCTGCAGCCCGTCCCCGCCGAGCTGGCCGACCGCGGCCGGACCCGGTTGTGGGACGAGTTGCTGGTGCAGGAAGGCGAGACGTACGGCGTCCCGTTCAAGACCGCGCACAAGTCGGCGATCTGGTACCGCCCGTCCGTCTTCAAGCAGGTGGGCGTGGAGCCGCCGAAGGTGTGGAGCGACTGGCTCCAGGTGAATCGGCAACTCTCCCTGGCGGGGATCCGGCCGCTGGCGCTCGCGGCGGGCGACGGCTGGGTACTGACCGACTTCCTGGAGAACGTCCTGCTCGGGTCCGCACCCTCGGCGTACCGGTCGCTGGCATCGTCCGCGGAGCCCCGTCCTTCCCAGGAGCCCGCTTTCGCTGCTGCGCTGCGGTTGCTCGGTACTTTGTGGGCGGCACCCGGGACCCTCGCGGGTGGCGTCGACCGGTCGCTGGTCCAGCAGTTCCCGGACGCGATCGTCGAGGTGTTCGGGCATCGGCGCGCGGCGATGGTGCTCGCGTCCGACTTCGCCGAACCGGTGGTCCGCTCGTTCGCCGCGGACCCGGACGACATCGGCCTGTTCACGTTCCCCTCGATGACCCGGGGTACGGCAGCGCCGGTGGTCGTCGGCGGTGACGTGATGGTGCTGCCGAGACCGGCCTCCGAGGACGCGCAGAAGCTGGTCCGCCGGCTCGCCGTCCCGGCCGCCGCGGATCCGTGGATCGCGACCGGCGGTTTCCTCGCCGACGGCCGCACCACCGGGTACTCGCCCGAACTCACGCGGCTCGCCGAGCAACTGGTGGCCCCGGGGAGGTCGTTGCAGTTCGACCTGTCCGACCGGCTGTACCAGCTGGACGACGGATTGCAGCGCGTGCTGAACGACTTCCTGGTCCGCGTCGGTGACCAGGGCACCGAGGTGGTTCGGGAAGCGGTGGACGTGGCGCTGACCGAGCTGGCGAAGGTGGAGAGCTGA
- a CDS encoding beta-ketoacyl-ACP synthase III: MTGSRVVALGHYQPERVLTNDELATMVETSDEWIQSRVGIRERRVAAPDEQVDEMAWRAAEKAVANAGIDKAEIDFVVVATCTAIDRSPNIAARVAQRLGLGSPAALDVNTACSGFTHAMATADHAIRAGAASKALVIGVEKLTDFTDWTDRTTCVLVGDGAGAAVLVASEEPEIGPVVWGSVPEMSDAVRIEGRDAKFAQEGQSVFRWTTTQLPAIARQICEKSGLRPEDLGGVVLHQANLRIIEPLAKRLGAVNAVVARDVVESGNTSAASIPLALSKLVERREIPKGAPVLLFGFGGGLSYAGQIIRCP, from the coding sequence ATGACCGGATCCAGAGTTGTCGCGCTCGGCCACTACCAGCCGGAGCGGGTGCTCACCAACGACGAGCTCGCGACCATGGTGGAGACGAGCGACGAGTGGATCCAGAGCCGGGTCGGCATCCGCGAACGCCGGGTCGCCGCGCCCGACGAGCAGGTCGACGAGATGGCCTGGCGGGCCGCCGAGAAGGCCGTCGCGAACGCCGGCATCGACAAGGCCGAGATCGACTTCGTCGTGGTCGCGACCTGTACGGCGATCGACCGCTCACCGAACATCGCGGCCCGGGTCGCGCAGCGTCTCGGCCTGGGCAGCCCGGCCGCGCTCGACGTGAACACCGCGTGCTCCGGGTTCACCCACGCGATGGCGACCGCGGACCACGCGATCCGGGCCGGCGCCGCGTCGAAGGCGCTCGTCATCGGGGTGGAGAAGCTGACCGACTTCACCGACTGGACCGACCGCACCACCTGCGTCCTGGTCGGCGACGGCGCCGGCGCGGCCGTACTGGTCGCGAGCGAGGAGCCGGAGATCGGCCCGGTCGTCTGGGGCTCGGTTCCGGAGATGTCCGACGCGGTCCGGATCGAGGGCCGGGACGCCAAGTTCGCGCAGGAGGGGCAGAGCGTCTTCCGCTGGACGACGACCCAGCTGCCCGCGATCGCGCGGCAGATCTGCGAGAAGAGCGGTCTGCGGCCCGAGGACCTCGGCGGCGTGGTCCTGCATCAGGCGAACCTGCGCATCATCGAGCCACTGGCCAAACGCCTCGGCGCCGTCAACGCGGTCGTCGCCCGCGACGTGGTCGAGTCCGGCAACACCTCGGCCGCCAGCATCCCGCTCGCGCTGTCCAAGCTGGTCGAGCGCCGGGAGATCCCCAAGGGTGCCCCGGTCCTGCTCTTCGGCTTCGGCGGCGGCCTCTCCTACGCCGGCCAGATCATCCGCTGTCCCTGA